One window of Lytechinus variegatus isolate NC3 chromosome 2, Lvar_3.0, whole genome shotgun sequence genomic DNA carries:
- the LOC121408951 gene encoding transforming growth factor-beta-induced protein ig-h3-like: protein MKSFVFILAVLVGAVVAKPKTISPDDLKQQNKDISSKEYLKRVFQHSVVSYVGSDAQDIVEKLQDLGLHEAATIAKQVDLKQIIRDNGIPPITLCMPSDKAVEKWRQELPERQMPEREILKNLVKAWIIPKRVMSSEVTNNQKIESLNGAKLRFNIYRDRDDVKVITINGARIVDADREFTKEVIQVVDKVIYPLPIGNVIEALNGNKAFSVIVDLLKQAGIVQELESDPITVIVPTNDAFQALPSGVLDDLKRDTDKLRNLLRYHVISDVRYSISLTSGQRIRASQGDEISVYRSTNDQIVLNVQNEQSESPIVISRDIPTTNGVIQVVDRVLLPPEKHYVLV, encoded by the exons ATGAAGTCTTTCGTCTTTATCTTGGCCGTTCTCGTCGGGGCAGTTGTCGCAAAACCGAAGACGATCTCTCCTGATGACCTGAAGCAACAGAACAAGGACATCTCGTCTAAAGAGTACCTTAAACGGGTCTTCCAGCACTCTGTGGTCTCTTACGTCGGAAGTGACGCCCAGGACATCGTCGAGAAGCTACAAGATCTTGGACTTCATGAGGCAGCGACCATCGCCAAGCAGGTAGATCTGAAGCAGATCATCCGAGACAACGGCATTC CACCCATCACGTTGTGCATGCCCAGTGACAAGGCTGTCGAGAAATGGAGGCAGGAGCTCCCCGAAAGACAGATGCCAGAGAGGGAGATCTTGAAGAATCTGGTCAAGGCTTGGATCATTCCAAAAAGGGTCATGTCATCCGAGGTCACAAATAACCAGAAGATTGAGAGCTTGAATGGCGCTAAACTGAGATTCAACATCTACAGAGACAGAGATGACGTCAAG GTTATCACCATTAACGGGGCTCGCATCGTTGACGCCGATAGGGAATTCACCAAAGAAGTCATCCAGGTAGTCGACAAGGTTATATATCCACTTCCGATTGGTAACGTCATCGAAGCCTTGAATGGTAATAAAGCCTTCTCCGTCATAGTCGATCTCCTGAAGCAAGCCGGAATCGTACAAGAACTCG AATCTGATCCCATCACGGTTATTGTACCAACTAACGACGCCTTCCAAGCTCTCCCATCCGGTGTCCTAGACGACCTCAAACGCGACACCGACAAACTCCGTAACCTGCTTAGATACCACGTGATCTCTGACGTCAGATATTCTATCTCCTTGACGTCTGGACAGCGCATTCGTGCTTCACAGGGGGATGAAATTTCGGTCTACAGAAGTACAaatg accaaaTTGTACTGAACGTGCAGAATGAGCAGTCGGAATCTCCAATTGTGATCTCACGGGATATCCCTACCACCAACGGAGTCATCCAAGTAGTCGACCGGGTTCTTCTCCCGCCTGAAAAACACTACGTTCTTGTTTAA